CaatattgattatatatatatatatatatatattataattttaaagaattaatattaaaaattaaaaataaaatttaaaaaatatcatattaatatattttcaattaaaaaacatttttataaaataattacactGCTGTACATTACCAGGCGGGCGCTCATTAGTGCCCCGATTGCTAAGCGTAATTATTACTTTGCCAATAAACAACAATTTAGTGTGCGCAATTTGAAGTCAATTTGATAGAACCTTACATATTTCCATGGTTTCTActcttactttatttttttaaaataaaatttcaatttcattttttaatgggtttggttattctagttttataattcaaatagctagttttattttttaatatttcattgatttgaaattagattttataatttttttcagcttgttttttattaaattatcgtAATTTCATTATCTGGATTATGGTTTTGGCGAGTTAACCTGGGTTAACTCGAGTTACTTTTTTGTGtcttttgtttaattgattttttttttcaattttattatttaacattagattgattaagaattgagttttaaaatttatttttatttactttctatggaGTAATCCTATTTACATCACTCAAGTTGCGAGTTTAGCAAGTTAGGCCAAGTTGACCCaagttgcttgttttttttaattggttttttttttcaatttcaatattgtGTTGAATGAGAagtaaatttcataatttattttgatttgttttctatgaggttattctGTATCAtaattcaatatgtttttgtttcaatattttataaaaaaatatatcatcttaaattttttttaattaaactatgtttttaacGGGTTGTCCAAATTATATTTGGACTcgtcaagttgaaaaaaatcatattaaattaattcccacatgatttgaatatttgttttctactagaaaacatattataaacacttaaatattttttatgtttaaaaaattgatttgaccCACAACATGACGGGGGACAATGATATAATGTTAACTATAAAAACCCTCATTTTATATTAGCAGGTCAATATTAATTAGTAGACAGagctaaaacaaaaacaataaagaaattaagaacaaCTAACATAtgtaaatttctttaaatactagtttcttaaaaaaaaatgaaaaccatgatgttttgggaaaaaaaaaaaaatttaaccgagttttaattgattagatcaaactcaacttattttgaaagttgaaacctACCCATCCTCCTTCTTGGTAAAGAAATCAAAGGAAGTTCTAATAAGAGCAAAAATTGAATCTATTAGCACATAGACTTGCTGCAAATGTAAGGATATTATCtactcttgaaaaaaatgtcaattttggaaattaatatTGCCGTGTTTCTAACATTCTTGTATAGTCAGCAATATGCAATTAATTTTGGCAGGAAAGCGTTTCCAAACAATTGTATGGAAATATTtgcaattgaataattcaacctTTAGTTTCATAAAAGCAAACTTCGCAGAAATTTCATTGCTAAATACGACATAGAAAAATATCTCTGAACTAAGTTGTTAGTGCTCAAGAAATTTCATTTCtcacacaatttttttatatataaaaatgacttTGGGGTCAAGAAAAATGACAGATCAAGTTGTTAGGACtcaaggttgtttttttttttttgtaagtttattaattttcataatattttttttatatatttttaaattattaaactcataaAGTAATTCCTTgagtcttgaatttttttttgttttttagaaatggTTTTATcaacttaacattttttttatattgaaataaaatgtaGGACAACTTACAGCGTAGTGCACCTATATAGTATTATCTACTGTTAAAAACATGTCAATTCTGGAAATTAATTGTGCCATTTTTCCAACACTCTTGGATGGTCAACGAAGGGACCACTTACTGGATAGCATATCCAGGTTTCCGACCAAGTGATTGGTTTTCCCTTGTTGATGCTGGAAAAGAAAGATGGTTTAGGACAtgttattttctgaaaattatttttaaaaaattattttttaaaattattttatgtttatttgttattaaaaaagttggtcaatgaaaaatactttccaatcaaaaaaaatttggtttggtttcaaagaaagtgttttcctgaaaaatttggatggaaaacactttctggaaattgtgaaaaatttaaaaatatcatattatttgctgattatatcaaatttgatcctcaaacttttaattgctatatatattttgttttgaatatttatttttcaatttcatctcttaaaatttaatttttatattaactttggttcttatttttataatttttatttgttttttccttatcatttttttattgaaattttttttatttatcaaatttgatccttattcttttaattaattgttatttattttattttaaaataatttatgaaatgttaattattattattttaatttcttcgtttttaaattttttttttaaatttaatttctattattttaattattatttattttatttaaaataatttataaaattatatttttccatACACAACATATCCTGAACTTTCGTTTTCCTTGTTGATGGTCAAGGCAAGCTTCGCAGAAATTTCATTGCTAAATACAGTATAGAAAAACATCTCTGCACTAAGTTGTTAGTGCTCAAGAAATTTCATTTcttacacaattttttttatatataaaatgacttTGGGGTCAAGAAAAAGGACAGACCAAGTTGTTAGTACTCAaggttgtttgtttgttttactACAGAAATTGAATGAACAGAAGAATCTAAGATTGgtttgtctataaatactactaatggttcctttctttatttctcatCTCTCCCCAATCGTTCAGCATTCCAAATACACTTTGAATCCTGAAGAGCCAACATGAAGTTTTCATTATCCCTCACTCAATTTCtctgttccattttgtttctcttccattttcatacaacaatttcatcatcattctCCTCAAATTACTCCTCTTCTAATCATTTGTGTGCTCATCACCAAAGTCTTTCTCTGCTTCAATTCAAACAATCCTTTCCTATTCATAGTTCTGCTTCTTCGAAGCACTATTGTCAATATCCCTTTCCAAAAACAGAGTCATGGAAAGACGGTACAGATTGCTGCTTGTGGGATGGGGTCAATTGTGATATGAAAACCGGGCAAGTCACTGGACTGAACCTCTCTTGCAGCATGCTTTATGGCACCCTCCATTCCAAtaattctctcttctctcttcatcATCTTCAGAAGCTTGATCTCTCTTTCAATGATTTCAACTCCTCCCATATTTCTTCTCGGTTTGGCCAGTTTTCCAATCTGACACATCTTAATctaaattcttctaatttcGCAGGCCAAGTTCCATTAGAAGTCTCCCATCTCTCCAAATTGATTTCTCTTGATCTCTCTAGAAACACCGATCTAAGTGTAGAAccaatttcttttgacaagcTTGTTCGAAACCTAACCAAGCTTAGAGAGCTCGATTTGAGTTCTGTAAATATGTCTTTGGTCAATTTTAGTGGTCAGATCCCATCTTCATTTGGAAACCTTGTGCAGCTTCGTTACTTGGATCTCAGTTCCAATAATTTTATGGGTCAGATTCCAGATTCTTTCGCTAACCTAACCCTGCTCGCACATTTAGATTTATCAAACAATCAACTCAATGGGATGATACCATCCTTTTTATTTGCTCTCCCTTCTTTATGGAATTTGGACCTTCATAATAATCAATTCATAGGCAATATAGGTGAATTCCAACACAATTCATTGCAATACCTTGATTTGAGCAAAAACTCCTTGCATGGTCCAATCCCaagttcaattttcaatcaagagAACTTGGCAGTTCTTATTCTTGCATCCAACAATAAATTGACATGGGAGGTTCCTTCTTCAATTTGCAAGTTAAAATTCCTTCAAGTCCTGGACCTTTCCAACAATGGCTTGGGTGGTTCTGCACCACAATGTTTGGGAAGCTTCAGCAACAGACTCTCAATTTTGCATCTAGGCATGAACAATCTCCGAGGCACTATTCCATCAACATTTTCAGGGGGAAGTAACTTGCTATATCTCGACCTCAGTGGCAATGAATTAGAAGGGAAAATACCGTTCTCTATTGTCAACTGCACACAGCTGGAGTTTCTTAATCTTGGTAACAATAAGATTGAGGATAAATTCCCCTATTTCCTTGAAATGCTTCCGGAGCTAAAGATTCTTGTTCTAAAATCCAATAAACTCCAAGGTTTTATGAAGGGTCCGACTACTTTTAATTCCTTCTCCAAATTACGTATTCTTGACGTGtctgaaaataatttgagaggatcatTACCAGAAGATCTTTTCTATAGTCTTGAAGATATGATGAGTCTCGTTAATGATATGATTTCCAAGACGACAAGAAATTACCCTAGGTACACCTATTCAATAAAAATGACATGGAAAGGGTTTGAAATTGAGTTTGTGAAAATCCAAAGTTCCCTCAGAGTAGTTGATTTATCAAGTAACAGTTTCACCGGTGAGATTCCAGAACCAATTGGAAAGCTTCAAGCACTTCAACAGCTTAACCTCTCTCACAATTTCCTTACGGGCCATATCCAATCATCATTACGGTTTTTAACCAATCTAGAGTCATTAGATATGTCTTCAAATATGCTTACGGGAAGGATTCCTGTGCAGTTGACAGATCTAGCATTTCTTGAAGTCTTAAACGTTTCACAAAACAAACTGGAGGGGCGCATACCTAGGGGGCGTCAGTTCAGCACATTTGATCCAAGCTCATTTCAAGGAAACTTGGGTTTATGTGGAATTCCACTGCCAACAAAATGCAACAATGGCGTGGTACCACCATTATcgccatcaaactttaatgaAGGAGATGGGTTTGGATGGAAAGCTGTGGCAATGGGGTATGGATGTGGGTTTGTATTTGGAGTCACAATGGGTTATATTGTGTTTAGAACAAGACGACCTGCATGGTTTCATAGGATGGTTGAACGTCAGTGGAATCTGAAGGcaggaagaacaaagaagaatgcTCGCATGTATGGtgcaagaagaaattaaaaaatgcatttgGTAAATTCAAGTAAGTTTTGCAAGCTTTTGacattttcagtttttattagCAAAGTTTGTGTGAtactatcttttctttgctattTCATTTGATAAGTCTAACATTTCTAATTCTATGAGTATAGAACTATAAGTATTCATGACTAtagttatatgtttttttttttttttgcagcacAATTTCAATGAAGGTTTTACCTCACGAGATACCAAGTAGAGTTGATATTGGAACAACAATAAAGTGGCAGATTCATAGTACTGGATTTctgttgttcatttttttttttttttttacttctatgAAAAAAAGTCAAAGAATGTAATAGTTAATGTATGTTGTAGTTTATGTTAAACTATAAAATCATGCCTTATATTaccaaatcaatattaattagtaGAGAGaaatagaacaaaaacaataaagaaattaagaacaacaaataca
The genomic region above belongs to Populus alba chromosome 12, ASM523922v2, whole genome shotgun sequence and contains:
- the LOC118046678 gene encoding receptor-like protein 9DC3, which translates into the protein MKFSLSLTQFLCSILFLFHFHTTISSSFSSNYSSSNHLCAHHQSLSLLQFKQSFPIHSSASSKHYCQYPFPKTESWKDGTDCCLWDGVNCDMKTGQVTGLNLSCSMLYGTLHSNNSLFSLHHLQKLDLSFNDFNSSHISSRFGQFSNLTHLNLNSSNFAGQVPLEVSHLSKLISLDLSRNTDLSVEPISFDKLVRNLTKLRELDLSSVNMSLVNFSGQIPSSFGNLVQLRYLDLSSNNFMGQIPDSFANLTLLAHLDLSNNQLNGMIPSFLFALPSLWNLDLHNNQFIGNIGEFQHNSLQYLDLSKNSLHGPIPSSIFNQENLAVLILASNNKLTWEVPSSICKLKFLQVLDLSNNGLGGSAPQCLGSFSNRLSILHLGMNNLRGTIPSTFSGGSNLLYLDLSGNELEGKIPFSIVNCTQLEFLNLGNNKIEDKFPYFLEMLPELKILVLKSNKLQGFMKGPTTFNSFSKLRILDVSENNLRGSLPEDLFYSLEDMMSLVNDMISKTTRNYPRYTYSIKMTWKGFEIEFVKIQSSLRVVDLSSNSFTGEIPEPIGKLQALQQLNLSHNFLTGHIQSSLRFLTNLESLDMSSNMLTGRIPVQLTDLAFLEVLNVSQNKLEGRIPRGRQFSTFDPSSFQGNLGLCGIPLPTKCNNGVVPPLSPSNFNEGDGFGWKAVAMGYGCGFVFGVTMGYIVFRTRRPAWFHRMVERQWNLKAGRTKKNARMYGARRN